Proteins found in one Saccharomyces mikatae IFO 1815 strain IFO1815 genome assembly, chromosome: 3 genomic segment:
- the SAT4 gene encoding serine/threonine protein kinase SAT4 (similar to Saccharomyces cerevisiae SAT4 (YCR008W); ancestral locus Anc_1.423), with the protein MTGMNDNNAAIPQHTPRKHALSSKVMQLFRSGSRSSRQVKPSSNIPPPFNIDTNVSSASKSTKLGLHTPTSATVRVTPNSTNTVGVSKTGIYMPDYYQSTSPSHSSSSASLNNHMDINTSKSSSAASLTSSVSALSLSPTSAINTSSKSLSPKFSHQSNTNTVFTPAPTTSASSINNVNKITNTSAPVCGRFLVHKDGTHEHHLKNAKRQEKLSTMIKNIVGASKLRGEAKSAVPDIIMDPKTTLKTTKNPPSLFAGFMKQVADMDDKYPEGTPVSGTLNSSERDIYKPDQKDSGNNANSTTSTKRDTQCFAEKYGRCQEVLGKGAFGVVRICQKKNVSSQDGNKSEKLYAVKEFKRRASESVEKYSKRLTSEFCISSSLHHTNIVNTLDLFQDAKGEYCEVMEYCAGGDLFTLVIAAGKLEYMEADCFFKQLIRGVVYMHEMGVCHRDLKPENLLLTHDGVLKITDFGNSECFKMAWEKNIHLSGGICGSSPYIAPEEYIKEEFDPRPVDIWACGVIYMAMRTGRQLWSSAEKEDPFYMNYLKGRKEKGGYEPIESLKRARCRNVIYSMLDPVPYRRINGKQILNSEWGREIKCCHNGRALK; encoded by the coding sequence ATGACTGGTAtgaatgataataatgcCGCTATTCCTCAGCATACTCCAAGGAAACATGCGCTCTCTTCTAAAGTTATGCAACTCTTTAGAAGTGGTTCAAGATCATCCAGACAAGTAAAGCCTTCTTCGAATATTCCACCCCCTTTTAATATAGACACAAACGTCTCTTCAGCGTCTAAATCAACGAAGCTTGGTTTGCATACCCCAACTTCTGCTACAGTTAGAGTGACGCCCAACTCTACTAATACTGTAGGTGTAAGTAAAACAGGCATATACATGCCCGACTATTATCAGTCGACATCGCCATCCCACTCCAGTTCGTCCGCGTCATTGAATAACCACATGGATATTAACACCTCTAAATCATCGTCTGCTGCCTCCTTAACTTCATCTGTATCGGCTTTGTCCTTATCACCTACATCTGCCATAAATACCAGCTCCAAAAGTTTGAGCCCCAAATTTTCCCATCAGAGTAATACTAACACTGTCTTTACGCCCGCACCTACGACTTCAGCCTCAAGTATCAATAATGTTAATAAGATAACCAATACAAGTGCACCAGTCTGTGGAAGGTTTCTAGTACATAAAGATGGTACTCACGAACACCACTTAAAGAATGCTAAGAGACAAGAGAAGCTAAGCACAATGATTAAGAACATTGTTGGTGCAAGCAAATTACGTGGTGAGGCAAAATCTGCCGTTCCTGATATAATAATGGATCCAAAGACTACTTTAAAGACGACCAAGAATCctccttctctttttgcAGGGTTCATGAAGCAGGTAGCAGACATGGACGACAAATATCCAGAAGGTACTCCGGTAAGTGGAACTTTAAATAGTTCTGAAAGGGATATTTACAAACCAGATCAGAAAGACTCTGGGAATAATGCGAACAGTACCACGTCTACCAAAAGAGATACACAATGTTTTGCGGAAAAGTATGGCCGCTGCCAAGAAGTCCTTGGTAAAGGGGCTTTTGGTGTAGTTAGAATAtgtcaaaagaaaaatgtgtCATCTCAGGATGGCAATAAAAGTGAAAAGCTTTACGCAGTAAAAGAGTTCAAGCGTAGAGCATCTGAATCTGTGGAAAAGTACTCTAAAAGATTAACTTCAGAATTttgtatttcttcttcattgcACCATACAAATATTGTTAATACGTTAGATCTTTTCCAAGATGCTAAAGGCGAGTACTGTGAAGTAATGGAATATTGTGCAGGTGGTGATTTATTCACTTTAGTTATTGCCGCCGGAAAATTAGAATATATGGAAGCCGACTGCTTTTTTAAGCAGCTTATAAGAGGCGTTGTTTATATGCACGAAATGGGTGTTTGCCATAGAGATCTAAAACCTGAGAATTTACTACTTACCCATGATGGTGTACTAAAGATAACAGACTTTGGTAACAGTGAATGTTTCAAGATGGCATGggagaaaaatattcaccTTAGCGGAGGTATCTGTGGCTCATCACCATACATAGCCCCGGAGgaatatataaaagaagagtTCGATCCAAGACCCGTAGATATATGGGCATGTGGTGTCATCTATATGGCAATGAGGACTGGTAGACAATTGTGGAGCTCTGCTGAAAAGGAGGATCCATTTTATATGAATTACTTGAAGGGACGTAAGGAGAAAGGCGGTTATGAGCCAATCgaaagtttgaaaagagcCAGGTGTAGGAATGTCATATATTCGATGTTAGATCCCGTTCCGTATAGAAGAATCAATGGGAAACAGATTTTGAATAGTGAATGGGGAAGGGAGATAAAATGTTGTCATAATGGACGCGCattgaaataa
- the RVS161 gene encoding amphiphysin-like protein RVS161 (similar to Saccharomyces cerevisiae RVS161 (YCR009C); ancestral locus Anc_1.424) has translation MSWEGFKKAINRAGHSVIIKNVDKTIDKEYDMEERRYKVLQRAGEALQKEAKGFLDSLRAVTASQTTIAEVISNLYDDSKYVAGGGYNVGNYYLQCVQDFDSETVKQLDGPLRETVLDPITKFSTYFKEIEEAIKKRDHKKQDFDAAKAKVRRLVDKPAKDASKLPRAEKELSLAKDIFENLNNQLKTELPQLVSLRVPFFDPSFEALIKIQLRFCTDGYTRLAQIQQYLDQQSRDDYANGLLDTKIEELLGQMTSLDICALGIK, from the coding sequence ATGAGTTGGGAAGGTTTCAAAAAGGCTATTAACAGAGCTGGTCATAGTGTGATAATTAAGAACGTCGACAAGACCATTGATAAAGAGTATGATATGGAAGAACGTCGTTATAAAGTTCTTCAAAGGGCGGGTGAGGCATTACAAAAAGAAGCCAAGGGCTTTTTGGACTCATTGAGAGCTGTGACAGCATCACAAACCACCATCGCTGAAGTCATTTCTAATTTGTATGATGATTCGAAGTATGTTGCCGGTGGTGGCTACAACGTTGGTAATTATTATCTACAATGTGTTCAAGATTTTGATAGTGAAACTGTTAAACAATTGGACGGACCCCTAAGAGAAACCGTGCTGGATCCGATTACAAAGTTCTCGACATATTTTAAAGAGATCGAGGAGgcaataaagaaaagagatcATAAGAAACAAGATTTCGATGCTGCAAAGGCAAAAGTTCGTAGATTGGTGGACAAACCAGCTAAGGATGCTTCTAAATTACCAAGGGCTGAAAAAGAGTTGAGTCTTGCCAAAGATATATTCGAGAATCTCAACAACCAATTGAAAACTGAATTGCCCCAATTAGTTTCATTGAGAGTACCTTTTTTCGACCCAAGTTTTGAAGCACTAATCAAGATTCAACTGAGATTTTGTACTGATGGTTATACCCGTTTAGCGCAAATTCAGCAGTATTTAGACCAACAGTCAAGAGACGATTATGCTAATGGGTTATTAGATACTAAAATAGAAGAACTACTAGGACAAATGACGAGTCTAGATATCTGTGCCCTGGggataaaataa
- the ADY2 gene encoding Ady2p (similar to Saccharomyces cerevisiae ADY2 (YCR010C) and ATO2 (YNR002C); ancestral locus Anc_1.425): MSDKEQTSGNTDLENAPAGYYSSHDNDVNGVAEDERPSHDSLGKIYTGGDNNEYIYIGRQKFLKSDLYQAFGGTLNPGLAPAPVHKFANPAPLGLSAFALTTFVLSMFNARAQGITVPNVVVGCAMFYGGLVQLIAGIWEIALENTFGGTALCSYGGFWLSFAAIYIPWFGILDAYENNEADLNNALGFYLLGWAIFTFGLTVCTMKSTVMFFLLFFLLSLTFLLLSIGHFANRLGVTRAGGVLGVVVAFIAWYNAYAGVATKQNSYVLARPFPLPSTERVIF, encoded by the coding sequence atgtCTGACAAGGAACAAACGAGCGGAAACACCGATTTGGAGAATGCACCAGCTGGATATTACAGTTCTCATGATAATGACGTTAATGGGGTTGCAGAAGATGAACGTCCATCTCATGATTCATTAGGAAAGATTTACACTGGAGGTGATAACAACGAATACATCTATATTGGACGtcaaaagtttttgaaaagcgACTTATATCAGGCCTTCGGAGGTACCTTGAATCCAGGTTTGGCCCCTGCTCCAGTGCATAAATTTGCTAATCCTGCGCCTTTGGGTCTTTCCGCCTTCGCTTTGACAACATTTGTGTTATCCATGTTCAACGCAAGAGCTCAAGGTATTACTGTTCCCAATGTTGTCGTCGGTTGTGCTATGTTCTACGGTGGTTTAGTACAACTAATTGCTGGTATTTGGGAAATAGCTTTGGAAAATACTTTTGGTGGTACCGCATTGTGTTCTTACGGTGGATTTTGGTTAAGTTTTGCTGCTATTTATATTCCTTGGTTTGGTATCCTGGACGCTTATGAAAATAACGAAGCCGACTTGAACAATGCTTTAGGATTTTATCTATTGGGATGGGCCATTTTCACCTTTGGGTTAACCGTCTGTACTATGAAATCCACAGTtatgttctttttgttgttcttcttACTGTCATTGACTTTCTTACTGCTTTCTATTGGTCACTTTGCTAATAGACTTGGTGTGACAAGAGCAGGTGGTGTCCTGGGAGTTGTCGTCGCCTTTATTGCTTGGTACAATGCATACGCCGGTGTAGCTACAAAGCAGAATTCTTATGTATTGGCTCGCCCATTCCCATTGCCCTCTACTGAAAGGGTTATCTTCTAA